In the genome of Primulina tabacum isolate GXHZ01 chromosome 13, ASM2559414v2, whole genome shotgun sequence, the window GATATATATGTtagaaataataatatgacCGTTGTAAAAGGTTCTGCAATATTTCTGACATTGCAACGCTCATATTTGATTTTCTGGCAGGCTGTTGGTGTGGTCTGGCTCCGAGAGAAAAATGTTTGAATGAATGAACCTGTCAGATGAGCCAAACAGTTGAATGAAAAGGTCGAACGAGAGCAAAATTGTTGCATGAGAAAAATGGTTGATGAATGTCATCTGGTCCGATGCTTATAACTCTTGATTCGTTGATTTATAGGCAACATGGCAAACACAGAAGTTGTAGCCATTTCTCTTATTGTTCAAGAAAGCAAGAATTACCCATTTTCAAGTTTATATTTGAGAGATATGCTTGAAATAGTGGAACTGCTCAATTTAGCCAACAACTATATCTGTGTTGCTGACCAGCAACTGCATCGTGATTTATCATcttcttaagctttgattcagactaCAACATTTAAAGATGATTTGTAAATTGTTTTTCGTATCTTTCTAACACATGCTTAATCATTCCATTACGATAATTGAACTGAGAGATATTGTCAAAATAACAAAGATGGTATATCGAGCCATCTGGCTCGAGGACCGGTTGGATCTTGCGACCATCATTTCACCTTGATAAATTCTGAATTAACTCGACCAGACTCTCAATATTTTCAACTTAACTTCATTTGAGTTACAGTTTGTCGAATCTCTCAACTTGACATTTTGCAATtacacacttgagtaaatatattGGGAATACAACACCAAGTTTTCtattatcaaaatcaagattgataTCATTTTCTcaacccaacaatctccccttttTTATGATCgcaaaacttaaataaaaagaaTTTTGTCTAACATATTTATCTCCCTTTTTGTGAGAGTCAAAaggttgattttaaaaaaaaaaatcacaaaatttttctcttgcttaagatttaaatttgattccccccttaaaattataattagctCATCctctaaatttttgaaaatttgaaattgataAAAGTAGATGAGTGACTAATCActgtaaatattttcaaattatgCAATGCACATTTAATAACACAAAAATATCCAACACATAAATACATTAATCAATCATGTAGATTCAACAATAATAAGCAATTGAaacttataaattttaataaacacAAAATCATGATGTTCTTGCCAATTCCAATATACATACATTGAAAATGTCACTTATTTGTCACAAAGCACAATCAAAAAATGTAAAAGAATTGATAGCCAAGCTAGCATAAGATGAAATATCTAATTGGCATTTTACTCAAGTATCATAGAATAAATAAAACTTAGAGCGAGGTTACTGAGTTTTCTTGATGTTATGTGACTTAAATTTGTATATAATTGTCTTTTCTttgttgattgcaacatccttAAGCTTCTTGACAAAAACATCAACTTTTATACATGATGTGTTTTTTGTCACATCACAAATAGTCTGAATTCAAcgaataaattgatttttctagagcATGAACATGTTGCAATTTTTATACCGCTTTAATTCTCTACGAGTCTATTCTACAATGCAAAAAAAGTTTGTCgtttgagcaatcaagaaaGGCGTTATGTCATTTTTCCCAAAGTTGCTGCAAGATACTAGAAATGTCAAatatgctatatatatatatagtgaaaaaatctaaaaatttgaatttttgtagagcaaaatcagttttaaaattctCTTTCAAGAATAATTCTATTTGATACGACTTGTTAGGATTGAGTTAGAGTTTAGAGGAGTggataaactcttttaaaattttctttaaaaatttgagCTATAATAGCTTGATACTTGAAATATAGAACACTgagaaattaaatcgagttttgtTTTATAACCAAGAGGAAAAAACTCAAAAATAATCTCTCTAAAAACTAATTAAacattttgtattttaaaaatatgcaagttgaatgtgTAAAAAGGTTTAATTGAAGCATTATATAAAAACttttgtatgcaatattttgtttTCTGAAAGTCAAATAAAATGCTTCAGCCATGCCTAccaaaaaacaacaacaaaagtaagtaaatacaataaataaatagacacgaatttgttttcGGATGTTCAAATATTaacaactcctacgtcacctcttctttcCCTTGGAATGATTCCTTAGAAGACTTTGAATTatacaatcatataaaaacattcGACTTAGGACTTATATCTTGCCTAATCGAAATTCCTAGCATACTCTCGATTGTAGGCTGTAACCTCACAATCCATATAATGTTTAACTTCTTTTATGCCAAGACTACTAACATAATTTTAAAGTCTTTGAGTGAATACGATCACTTAACTAAACTTTGAAACTCATCTCTTtggtatatgtgagtgattgcaTATGTGAGAAAATTAATCTATAGTGTATATACTCTCAAATTCTCACACACAAGGGAAAAAACActcacttatatatatatatatatatagacttaTCTTCTTGGGATTGCTCTCATTTTAGCTAATTTGTTCATGTAGACTATCATGACTCTCTTTCGAAAGCTTatatttgatcttcaagatgttgtatataTAACCTCTAAGAGTGATGTATATGTTAGACCTAAGAATATTACTGTTGAAAAGGTTTTGTACTGTTTCTTACACTGTAACGAACTTATTGGACTTTTCTGCATTTGCTAGTGTGGTATGTTTCCAAGAGTAAAATAGTTGAATGAATGAACTAGTCAAATGGAAAACACAGTTAAATTAAACTGACGGGTGTGCAAAATGGTTGAGTGAATTTCATCTGGTCATGTGTTTATTACTCTTGATTCATTGATTTCTGGCCAACTtgataaacatgaaagttgtagctctttCTATTATATCCATAGAATTAAGAATTACCCAATTTTGAGTTAAATATGAAAGAGATATGCTCGAAATACTAGAACCGCTCAAGTTTATCCGACATTTGTATTCGTGTTGCAGAACAACAAATTCCCCTCGATTTATCAGCTTCTTAAGTTTCGATTCAAACTTCAAActttgaagatgatttgtaaTCATTCTCTATCTTTCCAAAGCATGCTGAATTGTTCCATTACAATAATCGAGCCGCGAGATATTACTAAAATAATAAAGCTGATCTATCGAGCCATCCGACTCGAGGATTTTTGGCTGGTCGGATCTTGCGAtcacaatttttctttttaacagTCCGAATTCACTCGATCTCCCTCGCCAGATTTTCATCTTGACTTCATTTGAGTTCCAATTTTTCAAATCTCTCAACTTAACTTCTTGCAACTATACACTTGAGTAAATTTGTTAAAAATATAACAAGAAATtttgatatcatcaaaataaagattgtttgcGTTTCCacaactgtggggacccggacgctaattatgttcttaatcatcattgggactaattaatcaattataaaacagggtctaatttttttttaaaatgaggaacgtagtgaaataaaacgtatatacatctcagtataaaagtacaagtcctgtaccacacacatttattcaactaaggtttaacagctaatatcacgtgtctaaccctatctctaatccaagtccggagcctccactctaatcacgatctctcttcatcttctcaaccctgaacctgtcccacctattgtcatgcacacatacaaaacaagacaacagccggataactccggtaagaataaatcccagtataaacaatgtaaacatgcaatcatataaaaatatatacaaaagcatataacaaatatcattcacatgcagccaatcaacaaacatgtatgatatcaaaactataaatcaactagtcgtatcagacttgactcaaacaacgcgtcatctcagactcgactcattcctaatccagggatcccggttttgaatattgagaattatatcgaatctcagtcgataggaatgactcaaccctaaacggcaccgatataattcctatatccagtgtctgggcgaaacagccacagaattgacgaatcaatCAGGGactaagcgaatcagccaataatcatacgaatcagtcagggactaggcgaatcagccgatagccagacgaatcagccggtaacttggcgaatcagccaatgactagcgaatcagcagtcaatatatgcatacagtaactaggcgaatcagccgatgactagcgaatcagtagtcaatacatgcagtggctataaatcaatagactacaaacatcaatctcatcaattacaaatatcaatgcaataaactaagtatgtgatttagggaaactcgagtcaaacctcactcgagttgtgcaatcccaactcaacattaatttatacatttctttcttatactctgactctgtcgaagtctcgaactcaaagcctgtcaatacttaatctgacattaacaatatcgagggtacagtatcaatacaccactcaaacaacactggatataatcagaattcaatcaaattctgtttcaacagcacaacgtcatagtctcaatatacccagcaatatcatctcagtcagatatcaattctaacatctcataatcggtaacaatccaattctgatatcaaatcgattccaaaacaactccgaaaatcataacaattccatatggtatttattcttcagtccggtttcgattatacgatgtctaacatgaccagaacatcatataagaatcatatcagattctgacaataccataatttcaaatcatatcaaaacgtagtaaaacttacgtccagttgtagcctacgtcgataggaacacagtactgaagtcagattcaaaatcagatagacggatttctcacaaaaggcgtaaggatttttcactctttcctcggccctttctcgattcttctttcctccatttctgaagaattcgtgcatatatatatatatatatatatatatatatatatatatatatatacatacactaaCATGCAAgaaggcaaatggcacatcctttacacaacacgtctcgcgcatatgcgcgacatcaaccggcgcatatgcacgagaccttaagtctcggcgcgtgtcttcccaactgctgggacatttccgcgcatatgcgcccaactctctggacctctcgcgcatgtgcgcgtatacaagtcgcgcatgtgcgcccagtgTTTCTGTCCCGCATCATGGGCTTCcgcactactcgcgcatatgcgcgcttactcttcgcgcatatgcgcgagaccttcggctCTCGCATCAACAATCTTACATCCAAACTTTCAATTCGTGACTcgattagccctttcataatcgtttcgattaaaatcaataatcgtaatttaacacgatataaaatctcgggcattacagcaaCCCAACAAGTTGTTATAATGAAACCTatcgaattaattttttttaaatccatGCTTAAGccctaaaataaataatttttgggttttcagCCTCTCCTTAAACCGACCTCCAACCCACATTTCAAAATCAACTTATACATCCacacataaaaataaatatctaaAGGGTATATAAGTCaattcataattaaaaatatgttattaAGAATGAGGATGAGGCACCTGagctaataataaaaaaaacgatGACCgtcaaaatcattaaaaaatttaGGCAGTTATTTTCCATTTGGAAGGTTTACAGAGGGTCCGTACGCATTTAGCCCGATTATTCCACAATGTTTATGTCCCGGTTTCATATTTTTATGAACTGAAATCTAATCATAATTCATAGACTCTCAATTTTGTTTTGGAACCAAAGCCGAAACACAAAGATTTTTGTAAGACTGTCTCAATGATTtgttttatgagacggatctttGACCACACCTAACtcatgaaaataattatttttatgtcaaaaatattatcttttctTGTATATATAGACCGGATCAACTCGTTTCACAGATTTATGtccgtgagatcatctcataaAACACGTgctcaaaacaaaaatttatttttattttattttgacatattaGTCCAATTTTGATTcaagtttattttattttttgacaaATTGTTATAAGTTTGATTCATGGTTCCCTCAACATTATAATTGGACAAATGTTGTCGAATTTATGGATAATTTATAGTTCATCTATCATAAAAATTACAAACTCGAGATTCAATGTTAACAAAATacttctcaaattttttttcggCTAAATTCTCGGTTCAGTCACAATTGTTTAGGGTAGTTTCCGATGTAGTCCTAAACGAATATAATGAGCCGATTTAGTCCCAAACGTTGCCAAAGTTGTCCCAATCCAATTTCTCCGTTAGTTTCCAGTTAAGATAAACAGAATAGAAAGgcaaatcaatttgaaaaaaaaaaaagaaaaatcccCAAAAAACTCTTACGCTCTCTACGCTCTAAAAATCCCCAGAAATCTCTAACATCCTCCATCTCCTCCATCTCTCCATCTCTCTCTGTCATCAAGGTATGTACGCAATTGCTCCTGGAAACAATTTCTTTATTTTCACGTGAAAGCAGTGATAGAGAGATTAGCTTGAATGTAAGTTGATTAGAATTACTGTAATTCTTGAAATCGTGATATCATGAAATCAAAGCATCGTCAATTCTTACAAATATAATAGCATCTGTAATTCTTCCCCCATTGCTTTTCTTTCCAGtgtattttaattgttaaaattatttatttccaCACTTAAGCGGGTTGAAATGGATTTCCAGTTGAAGGAAGTCATCATCCCCATCCTCACTCTCTCCTTCCTCAGCCATTGACTTTCTCTATGTGTCGTCACCTCAAGGTTGATAAGTAATGGCTAAACGCAGTAATTCGACAATTGAGATTACTCCAAATTatggtaaattttttttttttttttgcactttATTTTACTTAATTTTTTATCATGTATTTTTCAGTGAAGAATTATATTGTTTTGTCCGTCTTTTTTTCTTTGTAGGTTTACTTGGAAAACAAGATTTGATTACTATTAAAATTCATTACAGTGGAAGGTTTAAATCTAAAGGCGAACACGATGAATGCATTGGGGGAAGCTTGGAATATTTCGACTTTTTTGATCTTGATAAGCTAGCAATGGTTGAATTGTGGGGGTTTGCAGATGATCTTGGATTCAAAAATAAAGATGATATCATGTTTTGGCACAAGATCGGGAATACGCTAAATAAAATGAGATATCTACAAAATGATTCAGATGTGTTGGAAGTTAGAAAGAATATTCCAACAAACTATGAGGTTGAAATTTATATGGAACACTTAGATGCCTATTCAATTGATGGTCCAAACGAACAAAGTGGAGTTGAAGCTGTCGACGAATTTTTTGACATCGATGAAGATGTTATCATGGATGATATGTTTTTGATGCATTCATTGACCATGAAATTCAATCTACGAAGTGAAAGAATATGATTTCTGTTGAGAGAGAAAATGCAGATAATCTGCCATTAGTGGTGCATGAGCTGGAGGATGATGAGGGCGACGAAGAAGATGTTTGCGTAGACAATGAAGATTTGGATAGTATTCTTGATTCTGATGAGGAGGAAGTAACAAATTATCCAAAGTTTGATCCAAAGAGAGAATCTAAAAACCCGGACTTGAAGCTTGGTATGATTTTTTGCTCAAAGAAAGAAGCGAAATTTGCGATTAAAACTCACTGCATTAGAAGGGGAATGGCAGTGAATTTTGTAAAGAATGATAATATTCGTCTTTGGGCAAAGTGCAACAATGATGATTGCCGCTAGATTATTCATGTTGCAAAGATGACTAATGAAAGTTGTTGGCAAATAAGAACTTTTGATGACAAGAATAATAAATGTTTTCGGGAATTTAGCAACAAGAGCATCAACTCAACATGGTTGGCAAAGACTTTTTCCAGGATAATTGCCACAAATCCTAAAATGGGAACCAATGAGTTTAAACAAGAGATTTGCAGGACATTGAATGTAAACATTTCGAGGAAGGTAGCTTATGTAGCCAAGAGAAAGGCACTAATGCTGGTGCAAGGGACTGTAGAGGAGCAATATCGTCAAATAAGGAGATATTGTGCTGAACTTAAAAGATCAGATTCTCGAGCCACAGTAGTTTTGAAGTTGACAGAAGACGAAGAAGGGCCAAGGTTCCAAAGATTATACGTTTGTTTTTCAGCGTGTAAGCAAGGATTTAAGGATGCATGTCGTCGTGTCATTGGTGTTGTTGGATGCTTCTTAAAGGAACAACATGGTGGACAATTGCTAGTGGCTGTGGGGTTAGATCCGAATAACAACATATTTCCAATATGTTACGCGTTGGTTGAACGTGAAACAAAAGATAGTTGGACATGGTTTCTCCGGCTCTTAGATGAAGACCTTGGGATTAGTGGTGTTCAATATGACTTTACATTTATGTCACATAAGCAAAAAGGTTTGATTCCAGCACTTGAATCTTTATTTCTTGATGCGGAGCATAGATTTTGTGTCCGACACTTGCACAGCAATATGAAACGTGCTAGATTCAAGAGTTTAGCTGTTAAGATCACCTTTTGGGCTGCGGCAAAAGCGACAAGAGTTGAAGATTTTTGAGTTCAAATGAATGAGATGAAAGTTATTGATGAAAATGCATATGAATGGCTTGCTAAGAAGCATGAAAATCAATGGTCTAGAGCATATTTCAGCACCTCTCCTAAATCTGACATCTTATTGAACAACATGTGTGAAACTTTTTACAGCATTATATTAGATGCCAGGGAAAAGCCAGTGATAGATATGTTTGAAACACTGCGGAATCTTTTGATGGCCAGATTTCAAGTTAATAGAGAGAAGGTAAAAAAATGGAAGGGTCGAATTTGTCCAAACATCAAAGATGTGTTGACAAAGATCTACATGGTGGCTGTTAGGTATTTCCCAATGAACTCCGATGAGATGCATTACCAGATATCAAGATCAGATGATATACGTGATCAACATTCAGTTGACCTGTCGATTAGGTCATGCAGCTGCAGGAGATATGATTTGACTGGCATTCCTTGCAAGCACGCTGTATGCGCCATTTGGTGCAAAAAAGAGGATCCAAAAATGATGTCCAACAAGAGACTATGACACaaaaaatcagaaaagaaaAAGTACATGTAAACATATTTGGTTTATTTCATTGTTTTTGTGTTGTTTACGAAAACTCTTATTTGTGTACCTATAAAACTACAGGTGAGAAGACCACAAGACTTTGGTGCTCATATTCAAGTAAGTTTAATATCATTGATAAAGgtaaattatttgaaatgtatatttgtacaaaatttcTTCAATAATAGACAATAAATATGTGTTTTCTATAGGGTAATCGACCGGTGAATATCAAGAAACCTGCTTTTGTAAAAGACGGCATCAACTTCACAACTGTCTCACAAATACAATCCTCCATGAAGTCTACCTCGTCTGAAGGATCTAGCATGAACAAGTGATATTGTGGCTGGGATTTGTATTTTGTTTTTTGGCGTCCATGTTTTCCGGTAGTAGTCTTACTTTCATTTACAAGAGATTGTAATTTTTGTCGGTAGTAGGAACAAGTGATTTTGTGGCTGGATTTGTATTTACTTGCGTGAGATGTGTCTGTCTTTGTTACTGTTATGTTGATATGAGGAAAAGTTGGTACTTTTGTAATTGGGTTGTGGTGAAAGACGTCTTTCGTTTTGTTAGATGTATTTCATTTTGTTAGATGCAGTCTTCTTGCCTTTAGATCCATGCCTTATAGTTGATCTTGGGAAACATAACTTTCTGGTTTTGTTTAATTTTTGCTTGGTTTTCTTTTCTAAAGCATCAGGGAGTGTTTTTCTTGGAGAGAACATGTGAatgtttttataaatttttcatagTAATACTGGATTAGTTTGTGCATACCAGACTTTCCTTATCACGCAGAAGTGAATCAAACagaaggcgtgatcacgccttattCCAGGACCTCTTCTGTTTTGTCAAGACAGGAGTGAAGCAGACACAAGGCATGATCACGCCTTATTCCAGGACCTCTTCTGTTTTTCTCCTTCTTCCATAACTTCATTTTAGCAACTTCAAATATTATACAAATCACATTTGAAGCCCAACTTTATTCCAAGATCACAAATATGACAATTTAGCCATAAAACTCGGAATAAAAATGCCAGATAAGCacgaatacgacaaaataaattcttaaaattaGAGATATATGATTCGTTCTTATCAGTGCTTCAGTTATATAGTGTCCAAATTCAATTGCTTTACAGAATAATATTGGATTCAATTCTCTACAAGCCATTGTGCGCTCAATACATTCCATTAAAAgtttacaaaataatattatgcGCTCGATACAATCCATTAAAAGGTTACAAGATACTAAAACATGCACAACACAATTCATCAGTTGTCTTCACCACTAATATTTAGAGATTCGATTTGTTGTTTTATCTCCTCTGTTATCTTCACTAAATTCGATAGTGCCTCGGTCAATTTATCTATTTTTCCAGCTTCAGTGGGTTTTGTACTTGCACTTGCATCTGAATTTGCACTATAAGTTGTGTTCGACGTTTCTTCGACAGTGTTGCTAGAGGAAGAAGCTTGCACTGGAGCTTGCTTGTCCATATAAGAATCAAAAGCTTTTATAGCCCCCTCCCTACTCAAGAAGGACCTGTGGGATGCGCCGCTAAATTTATTGACTTGCTTTTGTGCCTCTTCCCAAGTCTCATATACTCCGGGTTTTCGTCCAATAAAAACTACATATGTTTTACCCTTTATCACAACAAAAATATAAGAACAATTAAGTATTTCACACAAGCAAACAACACAATAtaatttcacaaaaaaatttaaaaaataaatctaccatttttattttactgatgTTACTTTCGGCTGCTAATAAATAACAAGCAATTAGCTCACGTGTGAGAATGAaatatttgaacaattaaaatacaaTGGAATTGCTCATCATCAACCAAACCGATACTTCGATAAGCTACGAATTTCTTAACAAAAATACTttcaaaaaatatgaaatatttgaCCAATTCAAGTAAACTGGAATTGCCCATCATAAACTGTAATTGACCATCATCAACGAAAAAAAAATTCGCCCAATTTCAAGCTACAACAGATGCTATTATATTTCTAAAAATTCACGATGCTTTTATTTCACGATATCACGATTTCAAGAATTACAGTAATTCCAGTTTAGTTTGGGGATTTCTGTGGAATTCAAGTTAAGAATTCAAGAATCGCGATATCACGATATCGTAATTCCAGTTAAGAATTCAAGAATCACAATATCACGATTGCGTACATACCTTGATGACAGAGAGATGGAGAGATGGAGGAGGTTGAGTTTTCTGGGGATTTTTAGAGCGTAGAGAGCGTAAGAGTTTTTtggggatttttttttttttttccaaattgatTTGTCTTTCTATTCTGTTTATCTTAACCGGAAACTAACAGAGAAATTGGATTGGGACAACTTTGGTAACGTTTGGGACTAAATCGTCTCATTATATTCGTTTAGGACTACATCGGGAACAACCCCAAATAATTGGGACTGAACCGAGTATTTAGCCTTTTTTTCCATACCTCCCAAAAACACCCGAGAATTACAATCCGACCCGAAAGAAAAGGTCCGAATCCCACCATATAAAATACTCGTTCCCGGTGATTTCCCCACAATAACAATGGCAGAACAGCTTCTCCTTCTCCTCCTTTCGATTCTCTCCTATTCAAGCAACAAGAATTGGAGCTTAATTTACAGTGTTTTTTACTATTTTCTGTAATGGCGATGAATACGGAAAGATCATCCAAGGCTTTGCACAATTTCACGATGCCGGGACAGCTGCGGTGGGGGAATCAGCGGTTCCTCCAATGCATGAAGGTCAACTCCGATGGACAAATCTCGCCACACCAACGCTTCAACACGTCGGCTGCAGATTCTCATTACAATCAGCACCACCACCATCATCGGCGTTCGGTTTCTGTCCAAAACCGCCGCGCCAGAATAAGAGGCGGGAACAGAAGAGAATCCTCTTGCCACGGGTCCCACAAAGTGTGTTCCACGCCGCCGCCTCCCGCCGATCATGGGATTGCCGCCATCAGAGAGAAGGTCCTGTTCGATCTTCAAACTGCAGCCGTTAAGATGAAAGACGCGATTTTCAAGGAGGGTCTGGAGAATGGAGAGGTCTCTTATCTCGTTTCTCCTCCGCCGCTGGCGGCGGCGGGGGCGGCGGAATTTCCGCAAGGAGAAACCCATAGGCCGTGGAGTTTGCGAACACGGCGAGCTGCTTGTAAAACGACACCGTCGGGCGGTGGTGCTGTCACGGGGAGTGTAAGTGGAAGCGGTCCAAGCCCGGGACTTGAACCGACGAGACCGTCGGCGGCTGTGGACAACTCTTCGAGGCTGAGGAGCGGCGGAGGCATGGCGGAAGGAGTTGAGAAGAGGGGGCGGGAGAAATTCTCGGTGGCTCTTTCGAAGAGTGAGATCGAAGAGGATTTCATGACAATGGTCAATCACCGTCCGCCGCGCCGGCCGAAGAAGAGACTAAAGATTATTCAGAAACAATTGGATGTAATAATCTGAAAATCCAATTGATTTATCCTATTCGAAATCTGGGCTCTTGACAAATGTATAAATCATTGCTTAAATTATGTCTTATTCTTTGAAAAATTTGCAGATGCTGTTTCCGGGATTGTGGTTGACGGAAATTACAGCTGATATGTACAAGGTTACTGAACCAGCTCCATAAACCAGAAAGTTATATCTTTGGCTCTTAATCAGAAACTTGCATgtacaatgaaattgagaaaatagtGTTTGGTTCTCAATTCTATTCATAATTTGATCCTAATTTTAGTGTATGCTGATATTGTTAATACGAGTCAGACATTGCTGATATATCCAATAATATGTCGTCCTCATGTTTTGTTTTTCCCTTGAAGAAATTATACTAAAGATTCACGGTCTTTTGCGGATTACTCGCATTTGAATTCATCCCCGTTTGAATTTAGGAAGCTGATTTTCCATGGATGATCTAGTTTTGCAGTTATATTAGATTGTCAAGATGGATCGATTTAATGTCGCGCAGCATCTGCTTTGTGAGGCTGGAATCTATTCAAGATGTCGGAGTTCCTCTGGTAAAATGTGGTGTACAAGAAAGGTCTTCTTGATGCTGTTTTTTGGTTccattttaatttatatttgttcatatatttttttagatgATTGGAATAAAGTTACACAATATTGGAAAAGTCGGGTGGGggttttctttctttcagtGTCTTAGGTTGGATTCAACGCAATGCTCTACGATAATTATTCTCAATAATTAGTTCTTGTCCCTAATACATACAATAGAAACCATACTCGGTTTATTTTGATCAAATATGACTACTCCAAGGAGAGGCCGGTGGTGCGTAGGTCGTCCAAGCCGGATAATTAGATACTTGTGAATATCACCTTTTGCGTTTGGCGTGTGACTGGTTGGGCGAGTCCGGTCCATAAGCTCGTAGAAAAAGAGGAAAAACACGCAAATAGATGGAAATATGAATTCCTGATGATTCTTGTTGTTCATACTAGTTGAT includes:
- the LOC142521957 gene encoding uncharacterized protein LOC142521957 codes for the protein MTNESCWQIRTFDDKNNKCFREFSNKSINSTWLAKTFSRIIATNPKMGTNEFKQEICRTLNVNISRKVAYVAKRKALMLVQGTVEEQYRQIRRYCAELKRSDSRATVVLKLTEDEEGPRFQRLYVCFSACKQGFKDACRRVIGVVGCFLKEQHGGQLLVAVGLDPNNNIFPICYALVERETKDSWTWFLRLLDEDLGISGVQYDFTFMSHKQKGLIPALESLFLDAEHRFCVRHLHSNMKRARFKSLAVKITFWAAAKATRVEDF
- the LOC142523406 gene encoding uncharacterized protein LOC142523406 gives rise to the protein MAMNTERSSKALHNFTMPGQLRWGNQRFLQCMKVNSDGQISPHQRFNTSAADSHYNQHHHHHRRSVSVQNRRARIRGGNRRESSCHGSHKVCSTPPPPADHGIAAIREKVLFDLQTAAVKMKDAIFKEGLENGEVSYLVSPPPLAAAGAAEFPQGETHRPWSLRTRRAACKTTPSGGGAVTGSVSGSGPSPGLEPTRPSAAVDNSSRLRSGGGMAEGVEKRGREKFSVALSKSEIEEDFMTMVNHRPPRRPKKRLKIIQKQLDMLFPGLWLTEITADMYKVTEPAP
- the LOC142521958 gene encoding uncharacterized protein LOC142521958; this translates as MNEMKVIDENAYEWLAKKHENQWSRAYFSTSPKSDILLNNMCETFYSIILDAREKPVIDMFETLRNLLMARFQVNREKVKKWKGRICPNIKDVLTKIYMVAVRYFPMNSDEMHYQISRSDDIRDQHSVDLSIRSCSCRRYDLTGIPCKHAVCAIWCKKEDPKMMSNKRL